The Bubalus kerabau isolate K-KA32 ecotype Philippines breed swamp buffalo chromosome 16, PCC_UOA_SB_1v2, whole genome shotgun sequence genome includes a region encoding these proteins:
- the PHETA1 gene encoding sesquipedalian-1, with protein MKLNERSLAFYATCNTPADNAGFLYKKGGRHAAYHRRWFVLRGNMLFYFEDAASREPVGVIILEGCAVELVEAAEEFAFAVRFAGSRARTYVLVAESQADMEGWVKALSRASFDYLRVVVRELEQQLAAVRASGGPPPAHPPRALPSLPSKENGCAVWNAETPATSASVRANPGSRPGPEPPPLPPRRRASAPNGPLDSASFAQLHEWYGQEVRALRSQWLSSQAQPSEAGGPGREGNRHQCQP; from the coding sequence ATGAAGCTGAACGAGCGCAGCCTGGCCTTCTACGCCACCTGCAACACCCCGGCCGACAACGCGGGCTTCCTGTACAAGAAGGGCGGCCGGCACGCGGCCTACCACCGCCGCTGGTTCGTGCTGCGCGGCAACATGCTCTTCTACTTCGAGGACGCGGCCAGCCGCGAGCCCGTGGGCGTCATCATCCTGGAGGGCTGCGCCGTGGAGCTGGTGGAGGCCGCCGAGGAGTTCGCCTTCGCCGTGCGCTTCGCCGGGTCGCGGGCCCGCACCTACGTGCTGGTGGCCGAGAGCCAGGCCGACATGGAGGGCTGGGTGAAGGCACTGTCGCGGGCCAGCTTCGACTACCTGCGGGTGGTGGTGCGTGAGCTGGAGCAGCAGCTGGCGGCCGTGCGCGCGAGCGGCGGCCCACCCCCGGCCCACCCGCCCCGCGCGCTCCCATCGCTCCCGTCCAAGGAGAATGGCTGTGCCGTCTGGAACGCCGAGACCCCCGCCACCTCCGCCTCTGTCAGGGCCAACCCTGGCTCCCGGCCCGGCCCCGAGCCCCCGCCGCTGCCGCCCCGCCGGCGGGCCTCGGCGCCCAACGGGCCTCTAGATTCCGCCTCCTTCGCCCAGCTGCACGAGTGGTACGGCCAGGAGGTCAGGGCGCTGAGGAGCCAGTGGCTCAGCAGCCAGGCCCAGCCCTCAGAAGCTGGGGGACCGGGTCGTGAGGGAAATCGCCATCAGTGCCAGCCCTGA